In Leptodesmis sichuanensis A121, the following are encoded in one genomic region:
- a CDS encoding ArnT family glycosyltransferase, protein MSSVLPPFKFVLPILGVFILLRLVFWLNTFPNPDEAYYWLWGQHPALSYYDHPPLPAWIQGAFTALFGRSHFVLRLPNLISNIILFSVYYQITKYLYGRDVNRFFWLMVLLVLASPLYFLFLALAWHDHLLIICSLIALFLFIQFLDGYSHDGQGINWQLYGSAIALGLAGLSKYNALFVALGMLGAIASNPEWRPLLRDRRLYLAGLMAALLLLPILLWNLGNDFQSFRYYVNRSGDSGAGSLRLKWGEPLVFLLVSMLTVSPFNVWAMIQAIKRPNPQPNSAYRTVALWTFAVSTVLLTAIACVSTALYYWNITAYLLLFPLMPAVFLKAEDKRQRAEGDLAWVMGHGSLAKTKGQRVEDKEQSKIQNPKSKIFHQALFFSGQFYGLLFALLLIIHYSLFPLSALGSPDDDPDSRMLFGWDEVGKAVMAEAAKSATPPFWVTTDYRSAAALAYQLQQPDVMAISDRIDQFDFWFDANALQGRNAVILSDDWHPVEPKLAAQFQHLSEPVTIPVTRFGHWIKNYYVQIGDRFK, encoded by the coding sequence ATGTCCTCTGTCTTACCTCCATTCAAATTTGTGTTGCCGATTTTGGGAGTATTTATCCTCTTGCGGTTGGTGTTCTGGTTGAATACCTTTCCTAATCCCGATGAAGCGTATTACTGGCTCTGGGGACAGCATCCGGCTCTGTCTTACTATGATCATCCACCTTTACCAGCCTGGATTCAGGGAGCTTTTACCGCGCTCTTCGGTCGATCGCATTTCGTTCTACGATTACCCAATTTAATTAGCAATATTATTCTCTTCTCTGTATACTATCAAATTACCAAATATTTATATGGAAGAGACGTAAATCGGTTCTTTTGGTTGATGGTACTGCTAGTATTAGCTTCTCCCTTATATTTTCTATTTTTGGCTCTGGCATGGCATGACCATTTATTAATTATCTGCTCTCTGATTGCACTGTTTTTGTTCATTCAATTTCTGGATGGCTATAGCCATGATGGACAGGGAATCAACTGGCAGTTGTATGGATCTGCGATCGCCCTGGGACTGGCCGGACTATCCAAATACAATGCTCTGTTTGTAGCACTGGGAATGCTGGGCGCGATCGCCTCTAATCCTGAATGGCGGCCTCTGTTGCGCGATCGACGGTTGTACTTAGCGGGTCTGATGGCTGCTTTATTGCTCCTGCCCATCCTGCTGTGGAATCTGGGTAATGATTTCCAATCCTTTCGTTACTATGTCAACCGCAGTGGAGACTCCGGAGCAGGCAGTCTGCGGCTCAAATGGGGAGAACCGCTAGTCTTTTTGCTGGTGTCGATGCTTACTGTCTCCCCCTTCAACGTCTGGGCCATGATTCAGGCTATAAAACGCCCTAATCCTCAACCCAACTCCGCCTACCGCACCGTTGCCCTCTGGACATTTGCCGTATCAACGGTACTGTTAACGGCGATCGCTTGCGTCTCCACCGCTCTTTACTACTGGAACATCACAGCTTATCTACTGTTGTTTCCGCTGATGCCTGCAGTTTTTTTAAAAGCAGAAGACAAAAGGCAGAGGGCAGAAGGTGATCTGGCATGGGTCATGGGTCATGGGTCATTAGCAAAGACCAAAGGACAAAGGGTAGAGGACAAAGAACAATCCAAAATCCAAAATCCAAAATCCAAAATCTTTCATCAGGCTCTTTTCTTCAGCGGCCAATTCTACGGTCTTTTGTTTGCGCTCTTGCTCATCATTCATTACAGCCTGTTTCCCCTCTCCGCACTTGGCAGTCCAGACGATGATCCCGATTCGCGGATGCTATTTGGTTGGGATGAAGTGGGTAAAGCTGTCATGGCTGAAGCCGCAAAATCCGCTACGCCACCTTTTTGGGTTACTACGGATTATCGATCGGCGGCTGCTCTGGCTTACCAATTACAGCAACCTGATGTGATGGCAATTTCCGATCGTATTGACCAATTCGATTTCTGGTTTGATGCGAATGCGTTGCAGGGAAGGAATGCCGTGATCCTATCCGATGACTGGCACCCAGTAGAACCGAAATTGGCCGCTCAGTTCCAGCATCTGTCTGAGCCTGTGACGATTCCCGTCACCCGGTTTGGCCACTGGATCAAGAATTACTATGTGCAGATTGGCGATCGATTTAAGTGA
- a CDS encoding serpin family protein produces MSGYGWQKVGAIAFSSLIFMGLVGWMRVIQMQSVLAEPVPEVTLSQLTAQRMTQNSVDPKLVAANVRFGFKLFSETLKREGDKNVFVSPSSVAIALAMVYNGAAGETQQAMAKAMELQGMSLSELNQANAELIKLLENPDPKVQLAIANSLWARQGIPFNPDFLQRNQQFYQAKVTELNFQDPGAVTTINNWVSQNTRNKITEIVDRLSPDDVMMLINAIYFKGNWSKQFDLATTKQEPFFLGNGRQKSHPLMTQTGEYRYLENDQFQAVSLPYGDSQRMSMYLFLPRPNSSLSTFLQTLTADNWEQWMRQFRNQEGSIKIPRFKLEYETELIPVLSALGMENAFTDRANFAGLSSVPVQIDQVKHKTFVEVNEEGTEAAAVTAIGIRATSIMPTERFDMVVNRPFFCAIRDNHTGTVLFMGAIAEPSL; encoded by the coding sequence ATGAGCGGTTACGGATGGCAGAAAGTGGGAGCGATCGCATTTAGCAGCTTAATTTTCATGGGTTTAGTAGGATGGATGAGAGTGATCCAGATGCAATCGGTTCTGGCTGAACCTGTCCCTGAAGTCACTCTGTCCCAACTGACGGCTCAACGTATGACTCAAAATTCTGTAGATCCAAAATTGGTAGCCGCTAATGTTCGCTTTGGTTTCAAACTGTTTTCTGAAACGTTGAAACGGGAGGGCGACAAAAATGTATTTGTCTCTCCATCCAGTGTGGCGATCGCGTTGGCGATGGTCTATAACGGTGCGGCAGGGGAAACCCAGCAGGCAATGGCAAAAGCAATGGAACTGCAAGGGATGAGCTTGTCGGAATTAAACCAGGCCAATGCGGAGTTAATCAAGTTGCTGGAAAATCCCGATCCCAAAGTGCAACTGGCGATCGCTAACTCTCTCTGGGCACGGCAGGGCATTCCCTTCAATCCTGATTTTTTGCAACGCAATCAGCAGTTTTATCAGGCGAAGGTGACAGAACTGAACTTTCAAGATCCGGGAGCAGTCACCACGATCAACAATTGGGTGAGTCAAAACACTCGCAATAAGATTACTGAAATTGTCGATCGATTGAGTCCTGATGATGTGATGATGCTGATCAATGCTATTTACTTTAAGGGTAACTGGTCAAAACAGTTTGATCTGGCGACAACGAAACAAGAGCCGTTTTTCCTGGGAAATGGTCGCCAAAAATCCCATCCCTTAATGACTCAAACTGGAGAATACCGTTACCTGGAAAATGATCAGTTTCAGGCGGTCAGCTTGCCCTATGGCGATAGCCAGCGAATGAGTATGTACCTATTTCTACCCAGGCCAAATTCTAGCCTATCTACCTTTCTACAAACCCTGACGGCTGATAACTGGGAGCAGTGGATGCGCCAATTCCGTAACCAGGAAGGCTCGATTAAAATACCTCGTTTCAAGTTGGAATATGAAACGGAATTGATCCCCGTCTTATCAGCCCTGGGAATGGAAAATGCCTTTACTGATCGAGCGAACTTTGCTGGTTTAAGCTCCGTTCCTGTTCAGATTGATCAGGTTAAACACAAGACCTTTGTGGAAGTGAATGAGGAAGGAACGGAAGCCGCCGCTGTCACCGCGATCGGAATTCGCGCCACATCCATCATGCCCACAGAACGATTTGATATGGTCGTTAATCGTCCATTCTTCTGCGCCATTCGAGATAACCATACAGGCACCGTGTTATTTATGGGAGCGATCGCGGAACCGTCGTTATAA
- the rimJ gene encoding ribosomal protein S5-alanine N-acetyltransferase, with protein MEWFLRFATSHPDVIGFSVLSNERSPVFLNFPILETERLVLRLASRQDAASILEYYSINKEFLTPLEPARVDGFYTIAFWQEQVEKALVEFNYEQAVKLCLFKKSEPDRVIGKVNFHQILRGVSHSCMLGYSLAEQEQGQGYMTEALQAGIQYMFTRQHLHRIMANYMPRNQRSGNLLRRLGFVVEGYARDYLLINDRWEDHILTSLTNPDWQK; from the coding sequence TTGGAGTGGTTTCTACGATTTGCTACATCGCATCCGGATGTAATTGGGTTTAGTGTGTTGTCAAATGAGCGATCGCCTGTGTTTCTCAATTTTCCAATTCTTGAAACTGAACGGCTAGTTTTAAGGCTGGCCAGCCGCCAGGATGCCGCATCTATTCTGGAGTATTACTCTATCAATAAAGAATTTCTTACGCCACTGGAACCTGCTCGCGTAGATGGATTTTATACGATCGCCTTTTGGCAGGAACAGGTTGAAAAAGCGCTGGTTGAATTCAACTATGAACAGGCGGTGAAATTGTGCCTGTTCAAGAAATCTGAGCCAGATCGAGTGATCGGGAAAGTGAACTTTCACCAAATTCTGCGAGGCGTTTCCCACTCTTGTATGTTGGGGTATAGTCTGGCAGAACAGGAACAGGGCCAGGGATACATGACCGAAGCTTTGCAAGCTGGAATTCAGTATATGTTTACCCGGCAGCATCTGCATCGCATTATGGCTAACTATATGCCTCGTAATCAACGCAGTGGCAATTTACTCAGACGCTTAGGTTTTGTAGTCGAGGGCTACGCCAGGGATTACTTGCTGATCAACGATCGCTGGGAAGATCACATTCTCACCAGCTTAACCAACCCTGATTGGCAAAAGTAA
- a CDS encoding cyclic nucleotide-binding domain-containing protein produces MFAQLPERQMHWVRWMLTLAWLLIIASLFYDPWTPALTEPDHPWSPLRLPDTCISVQGKCLVEQPYPLGTTIFWGAIVPAAIFILLVFGHELWRRICPLSFLSQIPRLLGWQRQFKRENAKTGRVRYELAKVKPDAWLGRNYLYLQFGWLFAGLCGRILFFNADRLVLALWLLFTIAAAIAVGYWYGGKSWCNYFCPMAPVQKIYSEPGGLLGSKAHTSEQLITQSMCRVTLPDGKEQSACVACKNPCIDIDSERSYWDGLSKSEDVFLRYGYVGLVIGYFVYYYLYAGNWNYYFSGAWSRQTDQLATLFDPGFYILGYVINIPKLVAVPLTLGVFTAIGYQTGRWLEKRAKAYSRRHDTGISSDVIRHRLFTLCTFVIFNIFFIFGGRPLVLLLPVWVQYAYDLGLVLLSTLWVYKTWRRSPDLYSRENLANRFRKQLAKLNLNVSQYLEGRSLNDLNTHEVYVLAKVLPGFTKENRHQAYKGVVREALEEGYVNYSSSLEVLQQMRRELGISDDEHREVLEELGIEDPELLNPDRQRSLENQIRMSGYRKSLERLILLQQQASDSLSMDQMLQQHSTQIQALRHQYAITPQEEAWILSNFSPEMGNIRRAEFLVAQLPQLVECYRALNQPILREHRAVLMVLQESVHHKKEVMARAVLATLATLQDDPQAVELARSLGQLTSMVVTELLETEPWRDRLHPGILSYLSQPGANTLACSLDESPEEILSYLKLLLQDPNPLIQTACLYIIAHLDPAQGQALARDRTCSADSPLLQETAELILSLPTPYPPLTAFPTLEKVVSLFNSDFFHRMHPETLIKLAERAEVRLYQTGEVVTEAGDTCRELLLLLEGDAEIRRYHDRNDVQIERLQPGQTLDELDVLAHSQSQNTILASSKQTRILAIPVDTFDDLLDQDHDFARRVLELESRQLQQFMRSLQPLADYP; encoded by the coding sequence ATGTTCGCCCAACTTCCTGAACGGCAAATGCACTGGGTACGCTGGATGCTCACCCTGGCGTGGCTGCTGATTATTGCATCACTGTTCTACGACCCCTGGACTCCCGCCCTAACCGAACCGGATCATCCCTGGAGTCCCTTACGGCTACCCGATACGTGTATCTCAGTGCAGGGAAAGTGTCTGGTTGAACAGCCTTATCCGCTGGGCACTACGATTTTTTGGGGAGCGATCGTCCCAGCCGCGATCTTCATCCTGCTAGTGTTTGGCCATGAATTGTGGCGACGCATCTGCCCGCTATCTTTTCTCTCCCAAATTCCCCGATTGCTGGGCTGGCAACGGCAATTTAAGCGCGAGAATGCCAAAACAGGCAGGGTGCGGTACGAACTGGCGAAAGTGAAACCCGATGCCTGGCTGGGCCGCAATTATCTTTATCTGCAGTTTGGTTGGCTGTTTGCCGGGTTATGTGGGCGGATTTTGTTCTTTAATGCCGATCGCTTGGTGCTGGCCCTCTGGCTGCTGTTCACGATTGCCGCCGCGATCGCCGTTGGCTATTGGTACGGGGGAAAATCCTGGTGCAATTACTTCTGCCCGATGGCTCCGGTGCAAAAAATCTACAGTGAACCCGGAGGATTACTGGGCAGTAAGGCCCATACCAGCGAACAACTGATTACTCAGTCGATGTGCCGGGTAACGTTACCGGATGGCAAAGAACAAAGTGCCTGTGTGGCCTGTAAAAACCCCTGCATTGATATTGACTCTGAACGCTCCTACTGGGATGGCTTAAGTAAATCAGAAGATGTTTTCTTACGATATGGTTATGTAGGCTTAGTAATTGGCTATTTTGTTTACTACTATCTTTATGCCGGAAATTGGAATTACTACTTTTCTGGTGCCTGGTCGAGGCAAACTGATCAACTTGCTACATTATTTGATCCAGGCTTTTATATATTAGGGTATGTGATCAATATTCCCAAACTGGTGGCCGTTCCTCTGACCCTGGGAGTATTTACCGCGATCGGCTATCAAACAGGGCGCTGGCTTGAAAAACGAGCCAAAGCTTACAGTCGTCGGCATGATACAGGTATCTCGTCAGACGTGATTCGGCATCGTCTGTTTACCCTCTGTACCTTTGTCATTTTCAACATCTTCTTCATTTTTGGGGGGCGGCCTCTAGTGCTGCTGCTGCCTGTATGGGTGCAGTACGCCTATGATTTGGGGTTGGTGCTGCTGAGTACGTTATGGGTGTACAAGACCTGGCGACGCAGTCCTGACCTGTACTCCCGCGAGAATCTGGCCAATCGCTTCCGCAAGCAGTTAGCAAAACTCAACCTGAATGTTTCGCAATATCTGGAAGGACGATCGCTGAATGACTTAAACACCCATGAAGTCTACGTGCTGGCCAAAGTGCTACCCGGTTTCACCAAAGAAAATCGTCACCAGGCATACAAAGGCGTAGTGCGTGAAGCCCTGGAGGAAGGCTATGTCAACTACTCCAGCAGTTTAGAAGTACTGCAACAAATGCGGCGAGAATTGGGCATCAGCGATGATGAACACCGGGAAGTGCTGGAAGAATTGGGCATTGAAGACCCCGAATTGTTGAATCCCGATCGCCAGCGCAGTTTAGAAAACCAGATTCGCATGAGCGGTTATCGCAAATCTTTGGAGCGCCTCATCCTGCTGCAACAGCAAGCCTCAGATAGTCTCAGTATGGATCAGATGCTGCAGCAACATTCGACACAAATCCAAGCCTTGCGCCACCAGTATGCCATCACCCCGCAAGAAGAAGCCTGGATCTTGAGTAACTTTTCTCCGGAGATGGGAAATATTCGTCGGGCTGAGTTTCTAGTAGCTCAACTGCCCCAGTTAGTGGAGTGTTACCGGGCACTGAATCAACCGATTTTACGAGAGCATCGAGCCGTGTTGATGGTGCTCCAGGAAAGCGTTCACCACAAGAAGGAAGTCATGGCGCGGGCAGTTTTGGCGACCCTGGCTACCTTGCAGGATGATCCACAAGCCGTTGAACTGGCCCGATCTCTGGGGCAACTCACCTCAATGGTGGTTACAGAATTACTGGAGACGGAACCCTGGCGCGATCGCCTGCATCCCGGCATTCTGTCCTACCTGAGCCAACCGGGAGCCAATACGCTGGCCTGTTCCCTGGACGAATCTCCTGAAGAAATTCTCAGCTATTTAAAGTTGCTGCTGCAGGATCCCAATCCCTTAATTCAGACTGCGTGCCTTTACATCATTGCCCATCTGGATCCAGCGCAGGGGCAAGCATTAGCCCGCGATCGGACTTGCTCCGCCGATTCACCGCTACTACAAGAAACTGCTGAGTTGATTCTCTCTCTGCCCACTCCCTACCCCCCATTGACGGCGTTTCCCACCTTAGAGAAAGTGGTGTCCCTGTTTAACAGTGATTTCTTCCACCGGATGCATCCTGAAACCCTGATTAAGCTGGCAGAACGGGCTGAAGTGAGGCTGTATCAAACGGGAGAAGTGGTTACGGAAGCCGGAGATACCTGCCGAGAATTGCTGCTGTTGCTGGAGGGAGATGCCGAGATCCGTCGCTACCACGATCGCAACGATGTGCAGATAGAACGCCTGCAACCTGGCCAAACGCTGGATGAGCTGGATGTATTAGCTCACAGTCAGTCCCAAAATACAATTCTGGCCAGTAGCAAACAGACCCGGATTCTGGCAATTCCTGTAGATACGTTCGACGATTTGCTAGATCAGGATCACGACTTCGCTCGTCGCGTTCTGGAACTGGAAAGTCGGCAATTGCAACAATTTATGCGATCGCTGCAGCCTCTGGCTGATTACCCCTAG
- a CDS encoding HAD family hydrolase has translation MSLKAVLFDFNGVIIRDEPLHEKLIERLLLEENLRSKPGEFRQFCLGRSDRACLQDLFSSRGRVLSDAHLDTLIARKARAYQEELEKLSPLPIYPGVQDLIFTIRASQLKLALVSGALRSEISLVLERAQLSEAFPVIVSGDDAIPSKPEPDGYLLAVERLNQQYPGLNLAPAECLVIEDTFAGIAAAKRARIPVVGVANSYPFHMLQRRANWTVDYLTDLELDRVRQVYDQAAA, from the coding sequence ATGTCCCTGAAAGCCGTCCTGTTTGACTTCAATGGTGTGATCATTCGTGACGAGCCGCTGCACGAAAAGTTGATCGAACGCTTGTTGCTGGAAGAAAACCTGCGGTCCAAACCAGGAGAGTTTCGCCAATTTTGTTTAGGCCGCAGCGATCGGGCCTGTCTGCAAGATTTATTTTCCAGCCGGGGCCGGGTTTTGTCAGATGCTCACCTGGATACCTTGATTGCCCGGAAAGCCAGAGCCTATCAGGAGGAGTTAGAAAAGCTGTCCCCCCTGCCAATTTATCCTGGTGTTCAGGATTTAATCTTTACCATTCGCGCCAGTCAACTAAAGCTGGCCCTGGTCAGTGGGGCATTGCGATCGGAAATTTCTCTCGTATTAGAACGGGCGCAATTGAGTGAAGCCTTTCCAGTGATTGTTTCCGGAGACGATGCAATTCCCAGCAAGCCAGAGCCGGATGGTTATTTGCTGGCTGTAGAGCGTCTGAATCAGCAGTATCCGGGACTCAATCTGGCTCCGGCAGAGTGTTTAGTGATTGAAGATACCTTTGCTGGGATTGCTGCCGCCAAACGAGCCAGAATTCCGGTCGTTGGAGTGGCCAACTCTTACCCATTCCACATGCTGCAACGTCGTGCGAACTGGACCGTAGATTACTTGACAGATCTGGAACTCGATCGGGTGCGTCAGGTGTATGATCAGGCTGCCGCTTGA
- a CDS encoding protein adenylyltransferase SelO produces the protein MVLTDSAHSCDRANPLLCLNYEPVLELLGDDYYDIVAAAEFPLKILWFRNEDLLQSLGLEPAQVADEDFVAAFGQFQTPPRPLLALRYHGYQFGEYNPFLGDGRGFLYGQVRGLAGDLYDLGTKGSGTTPYSRGGDGRLTLKGGVREVLAAEALHRAGVRTSRCLSLIETGEQLWRGDEPSPTRSSVMVRMQRSHIRFGTFERLHHCDRKDLIAILLDHVIEQYYPHLQPQRDRYAQFYAELVQRVAELAAQWMAAGFCHGVLNTDNMAITGESFDYGPYAFIPTYDPRFTAAYFDYFGRYSYGNQPAICHWNLEMLQAPLSRVISFADLEAGLGKFDQYYTQAYRQRMLHKLGFENLSTPEAEDLLQLTLKFLQHSQIGYHHFFTELRQQFSPIWRETVESIFDPNLSLNDDLKTLWQQWKIVYFNLLLGSPESELGLISERLRIYNPITALLRPEIEAIWKLIVEEDDWSGFYDLLHRIRM, from the coding sequence ATGGTTTTAACTGATTCTGCACATTCCTGCGATCGCGCTAATCCTCTTCTTTGCCTCAACTACGAGCCAGTGCTGGAGTTGTTGGGAGATGACTACTACGACATCGTAGCCGCTGCAGAGTTTCCCTTAAAAATCCTGTGGTTTCGCAATGAGGATTTATTACAGTCGTTGGGGTTAGAGCCAGCCCAGGTAGCAGACGAGGATTTTGTAGCTGCCTTTGGCCAGTTTCAAACTCCACCCCGTCCCCTGCTGGCGTTGCGCTATCACGGCTATCAGTTTGGAGAATACAATCCGTTTCTGGGGGATGGTCGCGGATTCCTCTACGGTCAAGTGCGCGGACTGGCGGGTGATTTATATGACCTGGGAACCAAGGGATCGGGCACGACCCCCTATTCCAGAGGTGGCGATGGACGATTGACACTGAAGGGTGGGGTGCGGGAAGTGCTGGCTGCAGAAGCCTTACACCGGGCGGGAGTCAGAACTTCTCGCTGCTTGAGTTTGATTGAAACGGGAGAACAGTTATGGCGAGGGGATGAACCGTCGCCCACTCGTTCTTCGGTGATGGTGCGAATGCAGCGATCGCACATCCGGTTTGGCACCTTTGAACGGCTGCATCATTGCGATCGTAAAGATCTGATTGCGATCCTGCTTGACCATGTGATTGAGCAGTACTATCCCCATTTACAGCCTCAGCGCGATCGCTATGCCCAGTTCTACGCTGAATTAGTGCAACGGGTTGCCGAATTAGCCGCTCAATGGATGGCCGCAGGTTTTTGCCATGGCGTATTAAATACGGACAATATGGCAATCACGGGAGAAAGTTTCGACTATGGCCCCTATGCCTTCATTCCCACCTACGATCCCAGGTTTACTGCCGCTTATTTTGACTACTTTGGCCGCTACAGCTACGGCAACCAGCCTGCCATTTGCCATTGGAATCTGGAAATGTTGCAGGCTCCCCTCAGCCGGGTGATTTCCTTTGCCGATCTAGAAGCAGGCTTGGGCAAATTTGATCAATACTACACCCAAGCCTATCGGCAGCGAATGTTGCATAAGCTAGGGTTCGAAAACCTGAGTACGCCTGAAGCCGAAGATTTGCTGCAGCTCACTCTCAAATTCCTCCAACATTCCCAAATCGGCTACCATCACTTTTTTACAGAACTTCGGCAGCAGTTTTCGCCCATCTGGAGGGAAACTGTGGAGTCAATCTTTGATCCCAATCTATCCCTGAACGATGATCTGAAGACCCTGTGGCAACAGTGGAAAATTGTCTACTTTAATTTGCTGCTGGGATCACCAGAATCAGAATTAGGCTTAATTTCAGAACGACTGCGAATTTATAATCCAATCACTGCATTACTCCGTCCTGAGATTGAGGCCATCTGGAAATTGATTGTGGAGGAGGATGATTGGAGTGGTTTCTACGATTTGCTACATCGCATCCGGATGTAA
- a CDS encoding glycogen debranching protein has translation MPIWVNEQLDPCGILYSCIACCDEQQAKDCHESFKNNLTEEQIAAGWVAQMRQVESWDEVPVNALKLD, from the coding sequence ATGCCAATTTGGGTGAATGAGCAACTCGATCCCTGTGGGATTCTCTATTCCTGTATTGCTTGCTGTGATGAACAGCAAGCCAAAGATTGCCATGAATCATTCAAAAACAACCTGACAGAGGAGCAAATTGCGGCAGGTTGGGTTGCCCAAATGCGGCAGGTTGAGTCCTGGGATGAAGTGCCCGTGAATGCTTTGAAATTGGATTAG
- the trpB gene encoding tryptophan synthase subunit beta: MTTTPLRPGSQSSDSAQRPDALGRFGQFGGKYVPETLMPALAELEQAFYQYKADPSFQEELNGLLRDYVGRPSPLYFAERLTTHYARPDGSGPQIYLKREDLNHTGAHKINNALAQALLAKRMGKQRIIAETGAGQHGVATATVCARFGLKCVIYMGIHDMERQALNVFRMRLMGAEVCPVEAGTGTLKDATSEAIRDWVTNVETTHYILGSVAGPHPYPMMVRDFHAVIGQETRAQCQEKWGGLPDILLACVGGGSNAMGLFHEFVNEPTVRLIGIEAAGEGVQTGKHAATLTHGRVGVLHGAMSYLLQDENGQVVEAHSISAGLDYPGVGPEHSYLKDLGRAEYYSVTDQEALDAFQRLSQLEGIIPALETSHAIAYLETLCPQLSGNPRIVINCSGRGDKDVQTVAKVLHPDQVG, translated from the coding sequence GTGACCACTACTCCTCTTCGTCCCGGTTCCCAATCTAGTGACTCTGCCCAGCGTCCCGATGCTCTGGGGCGATTTGGTCAATTTGGCGGTAAGTATGTCCCTGAAACGCTGATGCCCGCCCTAGCCGAACTGGAACAGGCATTTTACCAGTACAAGGCCGATCCCAGTTTTCAGGAAGAACTGAATGGACTGTTGCGGGACTATGTGGGACGACCCAGCCCATTATATTTTGCGGAACGATTAACAACTCATTATGCTCGACCCGACGGCAGCGGCCCCCAGATTTACCTGAAGCGGGAAGACCTGAACCATACAGGAGCGCACAAGATTAATAATGCTCTGGCGCAGGCATTGCTGGCGAAACGCATGGGTAAACAGCGGATCATTGCCGAAACAGGGGCCGGACAGCATGGCGTAGCTACGGCAACGGTATGTGCTCGCTTTGGCTTGAAATGCGTGATTTATATGGGCATTCATGACATGGAGCGGCAGGCGTTGAATGTGTTTCGGATGCGGCTGATGGGGGCAGAAGTTTGTCCCGTAGAGGCAGGCACCGGAACCCTGAAGGATGCCACATCGGAAGCAATCCGGGATTGGGTGACGAATGTGGAAACCACGCATTACATCCTCGGTTCGGTGGCGGGGCCGCATCCCTATCCCATGATGGTGCGAGATTTTCATGCTGTGATTGGTCAAGAAACCCGCGCTCAGTGTCAGGAGAAGTGGGGTGGTTTACCAGACATTCTGCTGGCCTGTGTGGGCGGTGGCTCCAATGCCATGGGTCTGTTCCATGAGTTTGTCAACGAACCCACTGTGCGCTTGATTGGGATCGAAGCAGCAGGGGAAGGGGTACAAACTGGAAAACATGCGGCCACTCTGACTCACGGGCGCGTCGGTGTGTTGCATGGAGCGATGAGCTATTTACTGCAGGATGAAAATGGTCAGGTGGTGGAAGCTCACTCCATCAGTGCCGGCCTGGATTATCCTGGTGTCGGGCCAGAACACAGCTACTTGAAGGATTTAGGACGGGCGGAATATTACAGCGTTACGGATCAGGAAGCCCTGGATGCATTTCAGCGACTGTCTCAACTGGAAGGCATTATTCCAGCCCTGGAAACCTCCCATGCGATCGCCTACCTGGAAACCCTCTGTCCCCAACTGTCGGGTAATCCCCGGATTGTCATCAACTGCTCTGGTCGAGGAGACAAGGATGTGCAGACGGTTGCCAAAGTGTTGCATCCTGACCAAGTGGGGTAG